Below is a window of Humulus lupulus chromosome 2, drHumLupu1.1, whole genome shotgun sequence DNA.
aaaaaaatcttgATGTGCGTAATATTTTGAGAGTTTAATTATACACTTACCATATGCTAGTGTTTATTAGAACACATTATGTATATACtaaagggtaggtaaccatttggtatcctgtgtttttgcaaaatatcattttggtaccctctgttttcaataatgctcatatggtacattgtattttaaaattatacatatttggtaccctaaactcaaatttaattaataaaattttaccaatttaatcaaactgctgtcaattatgtaagtttcaaatttaaatttaattacttaattacatataactgatgacaatttgatcatattgacaaaaaattatctatcaaatctgagtctagggtattaaatatgtataattttaaaatacatgataccatatgagcattattgaaaacagatagtactaaaatgatattttataaaaacataagataccaaataagtaaataccaaatgagtaaatttccTGCACTAAACTAACattttaattttctttctttctttcagacCAAAACCAGCCTGTCTTTTCCAATAAAATAAATCAGCCTTTCTCAGcatatttttttaatcatttatctAAAGAGAAGCCAAAGTACATAAAAAGAcatgtgaaaataaataaattatgcatCTGTAAGCTCTCTATACTAGTTAAAACATGTATTTATAACATTGTATACCCTTAATTTTTTACTAAATAACATATATCACTCTATGTTTTAAAAAATTCTTCAACAAAGTCTATAATTACTAAAATGTATCAGAGATAaactttcaaataaataaaaaaaattcaagaataaaataaaatttcaaatataaatgcataatatcatttagtTATAATTTGATTAAAgagtaattttaaattttaattaaaagaattatGAAAATTAGATGAAATATGGTATATTTTCTACAAGTTTGATAAATATGGGGTTTTCAACTTTGTGCATTTTTTATGGCTTTTtctgtttgttttttttaatatttttatgggtttttttttcattaactttTTTTAGTAACTAGATACTAccacattaatttttaaattgattaattcaaTACTAGTTACTGGTTATCACTatgaaattagttttttttttcataatgatAACTAGTTACCTCCACATTACTAATAAACTAAACAAAAATGATAGCATTAACGGTTATTAccacattaatttttaaaataaataattcttCACTAGTAACTAGTTACTGTAAAATAAATGGGAAAACAaaatttttttaccaaaatatGGAGAAGAAAAAACCctataaaaatgttaaaaaaacaaGAAAATTCATATTTTTGTGGCATTATTTATTTGTCTATATTTATAGAAACTAATTTTAAATttactatatttttataaatttctcaaaaaaattataaaaaatttgtctGGAATTAGGTCAAAGTTATCTTTGATTTATTTTGACAATCAAAATTGTAATTTATAATCAAAGAATGTTTTAAAAGCATTAATTAGCTCGAAATTGAAAAGAGTAATAATAGATGCTCTCTCAATTTGTTCATTCCAATTACACAAGATAATAATgatgtaattaatttttaaattgggATAATCAAGTGCTGTTAATGTTTTTTTgctattaattgaataaataagctatatatataatttaattatttttgctTTATTATTAATCAATGTCGTTGTCAAGCTCTTCAAAATAATTGGTCTTCTGTATGTTCTGTCAGTTTTCACGTCACCATTCCCCTCTTCTTTTAATCTAACAACACACATTTTCTTCATCTAAACTCTTTCCTCCCTCATTAGAAAACTCATCCACATGAAAAACGTTACTCCTATATTGTGACATTTTTCCTATATAGTGAAAATTTAATTATCAAAAGAAGGGGAAAAAAAGATGGAGATTTTCCAGAGTTCATTGAGAGAAAAAGTGAAATCTGATGCAGATGTTTTCAGTGCAGTTTTGCCTTTGTTGAAGTTCTTATCTCTTTCCATCTTCGGCTTAGTTCTTTCTCAACCAAAGATTCAACTCATCCCCAGAGCAACTCTTAAACTTCTTAGTAAGCTTGTGTTTGTTCTCTTCTTACCTTGCTTGATCTTCACAAATCTTGGTCCTTCCATTAATCTCAATCACTTAATTCAGTGGTGGTTTATTCCTATAAACGTGGTTATAAGCACTGTCACTGGCTGCCTACTCGGATTGCTTGTGGCAGTCATATGCCGACCTCCGCCGCAGTACTTCCGGTTCACCGTCATAATGACTGGGTTTGGCAACACGGGTAACCTTCCTCTTTCTGTGGTTACATCTGTATGCCACAGTAAAGATAACCGTTTTGGTCCTGATTGTCATAGTTCTGGTGTGGCTTATGTCTCCTTTTCTCAATGGATTGCTGTTTTTCTTGTCTACACTCTTGTTTACCATATGATGGAACCTCCATTTGAGTTCTATGAAATTGTGGAAGAAGGGACTGAGATTGAGGAATTAGGTGGAGGTAATGAGGAAATAGCTGTTAATGATCTGAGTCGGACACTTCTTGTGGAGGCTGAATGGCCAGGAATGGAAGATAGGGAGACCGAACACTGCAAAACTCCATTGATTGCTAGAGTTTTCAATAACAGCAATATCTCTGGCGAAGCACGAGTAACTGTTCCGGACTTTGATATTGAGGAGAAGGTTTCAATTCGATGTTTGGCTGAGCCAAACATTGTCAGGAGAATAAGAATTGTTGTGGAAAGAACACCGATTTCTCACATACTTCAGCCCCCAACAATTGCTTCCTTGCTGGCCATTGTTATTGGAATGTTTCCAACCGCACAGGCTGTTATTTACAACAAGGATTCTCTATTCTCTATACTAACAGACAGTTTGGATATTCTGGCTGAGGCAATGGTACCTTCGGCTATGCTTGTCCTTGGAGGAATGCTTGCTGAGGGTCCAAAAAAATCTGATCTGGGAATGAGAACTACAATTGGTATTGTTGTTGCAAGGCTTTTTGTTCTTCCACTGCTCGGAATTGGAATAGTAACATGCGCCGATCGATTGAATTTCTTGATCGCTGGCGATCAATTGTACCGCTTTGTTCTGTTGCTGCAATACACAACACCAAGTGCCATACTCTTGGGAGCAGTTGCAAGCCTCAGGGGCTATGCAGTCAAAGAGGCTTCAGCAGTCTTGTTTTGGCAGCATGTTGTTGCTGTCTTCTCTTTTTCACTATACATAATTCTCTATTTTAAGTTTTTTCTCTCTTATTCCTGAGTATAGTATAATATTATTCCTGAGTATAGTATGATATATTGGTTTTGCTACTTTAGTCATTTGTAATAGAATCAAATCAACAATATCTATTAAAAAATCAACTAATGAAATCTTAATTTCTAAATCAAAGTAATGAAGTACAAATCTGAATCAGTTTGTAAAATGAAAAAAGAAATCATACAATCTAATACAGAGACACTATATGGACTATAACCCAGAACAAAAATTATCTAAACAAGTAAAGATAACTCCAATCTTGAATGCTTCAATAGATAGCACgctttgaactcccttcaaagactTGATTGAACTCCCTTCAGTTTCTGTCTCAAAAACAAGCTTTAACCATTCTTCTGATCTTCAATACCCACCAAGATTTCCTGAGCTTCTTCTCTAACTACACTTTCTTCTTCCTGAAAACACACAAGCTAGAGCCAAGAACACGGAAATATATGTTTGTTCTATCAAGGTTAGTTTTTCCTTAATAGTTAATTAGTCTATTTATAGTAATAGATTAAATCAAAGTCACATCACACAGGCACGAGACAACTTATCAGCTGAACAAAAAAATTGTTACAAAATATAATAGACTAACtaaacaattttgaaaacaaaatatataacATGGTGATGAAACAGAAACCAACTCAGACAAAACAGTTAGGAGTGCACACGGGTCAGATTTTTGAGTTTCGGGTGCCTCGGGTTCGAGTTTGCGGGTTTCGGGTGGAGAAAAGTGGTATCGAATCCGATCTGAATTTTTTGAGATTTTGTTCAAATTTGGGTTTCGAGTTTGGTCGGGTTGGGTTGGGCTGGGCCAATTGGGCCGAAAATGGGCCTTGgtacaaaattttcaaaaataccatttttttacactttcaaaaatacaaaaaaaaaacaaaaattcataaattttaaTGCTATTCGGGTTTCGGGTCTAAACTCAAACCCGCGACACCGAACATTCAAAACTCAAACCCGACCCGAGCCATGTCGGGTTTGGACCGAATTTAACCCGAATCTGACGGGTTTTGTAAAATATCGGGTTTTCGGGTTGCGGGTCAGGCGGGTTTGCAAGATTTGCAGGTTTGaggggtcaaatgttcacccctaacactactacaaaaaaggctttttaggactcgcggggcgcgagtcctttATTTGAAAGCCTTAAAAACTAAGATTTTTTatgactcgcaatgcgagtcctaaaagaatggtCGGAGTAAGTGGCGGCGCCACCACTCCACCGTGGCCATTGGGTCTAAttttttagtgggttttgaagcccaagatgcaaggaatatggtggtggtggttcatctCGTTGTGACTCAAGGTGGCCAGAAAGTGGTCGGATTGTTGGAggaaaaacccaaaatcgcataaaCTTCGACGACCACTTTGAGGGTCTTAGGCGGGGCATGAGGGGCTGAGCTCCGAGGGTTAGAGGTTTTAGGGGGCGGCACATCTCCTGGGGCGGCGCGTGGCGGTCAGCGGCGACGACAAGGCAGTCGTTTAGCCACGGCAAagacgagctagagagagagagagagagggagcttcgggagagagagagagagagagagagagagtgttttgtgttttttttttataatattgaaTGATTtgagggaatttgtgattttttaaatttcaaaattttaagacacacatagtttttaggactcgcaacgtgagtcTTAAAAAGTTCAagaggtgtttgttaaaaaaaatcaaacttttaggacactcatAGTTTATAGAACTCGCtccgcgagccctaaaagaaattcttttagGACTCTCCAGAAgctgtttttaggacttgcatttaggtgaatgtcctaaaaaagtgttcTAAAagagtgtttttgtagtagtgtaaaaACATCAATCATAATTTTACCAAAACAAGTCACAGTCTAAACAGACAATAACTTAGTACTAAACTGAAATTCTCTTGCTAGCTCACTTTCATAATTCATATCATGAGTCAATGGTAAGAGTGTACAAAGTATACAACATTGAAATACTATTTTGTATTGAGGTTTTGTTTGCACTGTATTCTTGTTAATAGTGATCAGTCCTATTTTGTGATAGTATTAGGATTACTTAACTGCCATTTGTTTTCAATCTTTTTAGTGTTTCTATGAGTTTTTTTAGAGCAATTTGCCTGAGAACTTAGACCACATGCCCTTGTCAATTTACTAATATTCTGGGTATTTTTTGTTTGATCGAAAATCTTCTTATATTCTCAATCTTATTATCCCCTTAGTGATAGGAACACACATGTTTTAGTCTTGCCATGGTTTAGATTACTTTAAGGTTCCAATGAAGCCAACATAATCGTGTTTTAAGTCGATAATGTTTATAAGAGTCAAGAAGTGGTTAGTTCTCATTTTGCAGATTCAGGAAAAGACCAACCTAGTTCATAAAATTTGATTCTAAAATATATTTCAgtattgtagcgcaccaaaaaaaattattttattaatttgtatgctttattttgattttataattgttaagtgttaattGTATTTGAAATTGTTTGGTAgtaaatttatgattttatttgttaatcgatttatttatttaattgtttaattttgtgagtttttgagttttggttgtatgcaccaaggtgcatgattagtagaaatgcaccttaacacttgtgtgtgcatgtgcatgattgcatggtgagcatgcaatagtttttcccatgcattattctagattattcgtttatttattaattagtttttatttgattAAGAAAGGGAAAC
It encodes the following:
- the LOC133818565 gene encoding protein PIN-LIKES 2-like: MEIFQSSLREKVKSDADVFSAVLPLLKFLSLSIFGLVLSQPKIQLIPRATLKLLSKLVFVLFLPCLIFTNLGPSINLNHLIQWWFIPINVVISTVTGCLLGLLVAVICRPPPQYFRFTVIMTGFGNTGNLPLSVVTSVCHSKDNRFGPDCHSSGVAYVSFSQWIAVFLVYTLVYHMMEPPFEFYEIVEEGTEIEELGGGNEEIAVNDLSRTLLVEAEWPGMEDRETEHCKTPLIARVFNNSNISGEARVTVPDFDIEEKVSIRCLAEPNIVRRIRIVVERTPISHILQPPTIASLLAIVIGMFPTAQAVIYNKDSLFSILTDSLDILAEAMVPSAMLVLGGMLAEGPKKSDLGMRTTIGIVVARLFVLPLLGIGIVTCADRLNFLIAGDQLYRFVLLLQYTTPSAILLGAVASLRGYAVKEASAVLFWQHVVAVFSFSLYIILYFKFFLSYS